CCTGGCCACCAGGACGAGGTTGGAACCCCGGGCAGCAAATTGCCCGGCGAATTCGGCGCCGAGTCCGGAGCTGGCACCGGTGATGAGTGCGGTGGTACCTGCGTAGGTCATGGTCATGGCTGGATCCCGTCGGTTGAGTCGAAGACTAATGTAGTCGCTGTCTACATGGTAGGCAGTGTCTACATTGTTGTCAATGACTACATTGGCCTAGACTTGACCCATGACTGACCAGCCCTACCACCACGGCAAACTCCGGGAAGCACTTTTGGAGCGTGCCATGGAAACCATCGAAGAAGCTGGCGTGGACGGACTCTCCCTGCGGCAGCTGGCCCGCGACGTGAACGTCAGCCACGGAGCCCCGGCCAAACACTTCCGCGACAAGCAGGCCCTGATCGACGCCGTGGCCATGGCCGGCTTTGAGTCGATGAACCGCCGCATTCGGGATGCCGCCCAGTCCTATGAAAACCTCCGGGGACGTTTCGTCAGCGTTGGGAAGGCGTACGTCGACTTCGCCGTTGAGCACCCCGCACTGCTGACGGTGATGTACTCCACCAAGCACCACCCCGATTCCAGCGATGAACTTCGAAGCACCGGCGCCCAAGGCATACACCTCGCCCAGGCCATGATCGCTGAAGCGCAGGAGGCCGGCGTCCTGGCTCCCGGCAACCCCGAGACACTGGCTATGGTGTGCTTCGTCAGCCTCCATGGCACAGCCCTTCTCGCGGCTGGCGGGCAGTTGGACGGAAATTCAGTGGAAGACGTGGTCATTGCCACCACGGACACTTTATGGGCAGGAATGACGGCCGGAGTCCCGGCCGCGCAAGTCAACTAAGCCTCGCAAGTCCACTAAGCCGCGATCCCGGCAATCACTTCCCGCACCGCCGAGCTCAGGAGGAAGTTGCGGCAGCCCACTCCCCCGGGCTCGGCCGTCTGCGGCACGTACCCAAAGCCGAGTTCATACACAGGGTCCGCGAACCCCAAAGATGCGCTGGCGCCGTCGTGCCCGAACGCACGGTAGCTGCCGAACGGCATCCGCGTATGGGATTTCATGAAAACGGTGCCGAAGCAGCCCGTCTCGCCAAACACGCGGTCGATCCCGAAGACCTGTTCAGCGGAGACTGTCCGGATGGTTTCCTCTGTCAGGAGAGGTGGCGTGGCGGCTTCGCCTTCCAGCCCGGTCAGCGCCGCAGCATAGATCCTCGCCATGCCTTCCGCGCTGGCCACGCCGGCCGCCGAGCTCAGCCCCGCCGCCCTGACTTCACGGATGTTGGGCAGGTCCAGGATGTCACCGACTGCCGAGTTGGCAGCCAGGCCGAAGTGACTGGCCGGGTCCACCCATGGCCACGACGGGTCGGCCGCCCAACGGAAAGGTGCAAAGCGGGCTTCCTGGGACTCCGGGAGGCCAAGGTAGAAATGCGCGCCCGTGACTGCGCGGATGCGCTGCTCGAAAACCTGCTGCAGCGTGGAACCGGTGATGCGCCAGCACAGCTCTTCCATGAAGATGCCAATGGTCAGCGCGTGATATCCGAATGCCGCGCCGGGCTTCCACAGGGGCGGCAGCTGTGCGAGCTTGGCGGCTGCGAGCTCTGAGTTGTTGACCTCGTGGAGGGTCAGGCCACCTTCCACTCCAAGGAGCCCGGCCTGATGCGAAAGTAGCTGCGCCACCGTCACTGAGGACTTGCCCTCAGCGCCGAACTCGGGCCAGTACTTGACCACTTCGGCTTCAAGATCCAACTGGCCGTCCTGGACGAGCAACGCGATGACCAGGCCGGCCATGCCTTTGGAACACGAGAAGACGCCCGTGACGGAATCAGGGCGGATGTGCGGGCCGCCGCTGAGGTCCAGCACCTTGACGCCGCGATGGTACGCCGCCACTTGCGCAGAATAGTCAGGATCCTGCTCGAGAAAACGGCCAAAGAGCTCGGCGACGGGTTCGAAACCTGGGGCGATCAGCTGTGACTGCATTCAGACAGCCTACGCGGCGGCCGATTCAGGCCTGGGGAGTTTTCCACACCCAAGGCGTTTTTGGCACATTTTGCGGGGTGAAGTGCTGGAGCGCATCCTGGACGCTTCCGGCAGGCAAATCCAGGGACCCAAGGATCAGGTCACGCACGCGTTGGACGGGAATTCCGACGGCGGCGAGGTCGCCCAGCGTCACGGCACCGTCGCGCTTTGCCAGCCTGACGCCGTCGTGATTCACCACCAGCGGAACGTGGGCGTATTCAGGGACCTGCAGCCCCAGCAGCGTCGCCAGGTAGGCCTGCCGCGGGGTGGACGGGAGGAGGTCATCGCCGCGCACCACCTGGTCAATTCCTTGGGCAGCATCGTCAACAACTACCGCGAGGTTGTAGGCGGTGACGCCGTCGTTCCGGCGAAGCACAAAGTCATCCACCACTCCCAGGTAGGTGCCGTGCAACTGGTCCTCAACAGCCCACTCTGTAACGTCGGACCGCAGGCGGATGGATGCCGGACGCGTCGCATGCCGGATCTCGCGTTCGGCGTGCGAAAGTCGCCGGCACGTCCCCGGATAAGCGCCCTGCGGGGCGTGCGGTGCGGACGGAGCTTCCTGGATCTCCCGCCGCGTGCAGAAGCACTCGTAGGTGCGGCCGTCAGCCGTGAGGCGCGCAATCGCGGCTTCGTACAGTTCCGCGCGCTCGGTCTGGCGCACGACGGCGGCGTCCCACCTGACGCCGACGGCCTGCAGGTCGCGGAGCTGCTCAGCCTCGGCACCGGAGCGGGCGCGGTCCAGATCCTCGACGCGCAGCAGGAAATCCCGGCCGCTGGACTTGGCGAATAGCCAGGCGAGAATTGCGGTGCGAAGGTTGCCGACGTGCAGTTCGCCGGAGGGGCTCGGGGCGAAGCGGCCAGCGGAAGTCATGATCCAAGCCAACCACAAGAGCCCCTCAGCTACCGCAACGATCCGGTAGCTCAGGGGCTCTTGCTGTGACGCCCGGGTGAAGGGGCGGGTGCAGAATGACAATGCTGTGAACAAGAGTCAATCAGCGGCTGCTTCCTTGCGGGAAACCTGTGCAGGGCTCCGGGTGGTGTTCCGGGGTCCTGGTGCCTGCGGGTTTTGGCGGTAGCCTCGTCCTGCTTCGTTGTCATCATTTGAGCAGAAGACATACAGTTGGTGCAACGGACATCAGAACGATTAGTCGATCTGACCAGTCTTACGTGAAAACTTAGTCAGGGAGTGGTCACATTGCAGGAACTCGACGCCACGGACCGCCGGATCCTCGCTGCTTTGGACGAGGATCCACGCGTGCCCATCATGGTGCTGGCCCAGAAGCTGCACCTCGCTCGCGGAACGGTTCAGTCGCGCCTGGAACGAATGACGGCGTCCGGCGCCCTCCGCCCCAACAGCAGCCGCGTCCTGCCCTCGGCTTTGGGGCGTGGCGTGGCTGCCGCCGTCAGCGCCGAACTCGATCAAAGTCACCTGAATGAGGCCATCGCTGCACTGCGGGAGATCCCGGAAGTCCTGGAATGCCACGCCCCGGCCGGCGACACCGACCTCATCATCAGGGTGGTTGCCAAGAGTCCGGACGATCTCTACCGGGTATCGGAAGAGATTCGCCTGTGCCCTGGCATAGTGCGCACGTCAACCAGCATGTTCCTCCGGGAAGTGATCCCCTACCGGACCACTGGCTTGCTCGCGGAGTAGGGCCTTAGACCGGGGGTCCGATGTTGGTTTTCAGGTTCTTCATCACCAGCGTTGAGGTCAGCCGTTCAACCGCGGGAAGGGCCGCCAGTTCGTCGTCGTAGAACCGCTGATACGCGGGGAGGTCCGCGGCAATGACCTTCAGCAGATAGTCAGGCGACCCGAAGAGCCGCTGCGCCTCCACGATGTTGGGACTGGCGGTGACGCGCTCTTCAAACTCCGCCATGATGGTGCGTTCCACCTGCTTGAGGGTCACAAAAACAATCGCTTCGAAACCCAGGCCCACTGCGGCAGGGTCGATGTCTGCACGGTAGCCGCGGATCACCCCTGAGGATTCCAAATCGCGGAGCCGCCGGTGGCAGGGAGCCACCGTCAAACCCACCTTCGAAGCAAGGGCTGTGGCAGTCATCCGGCCGTCATCTTGGAGGTGGCGCAAAATACTTCTATCGATCCCGTCAATCACGCAATAATCTTACCGGGAACGACGGGCAGTGGGCTAAAAAGAGGAACACTTATGGTCGGTTTTTCCCTAGAGTTTTCCTACCACCTAGCCCTGGAGAGAAAACGTGAACCCGCAGCTGTTTATGGCCTTCATGATCGTCGCCGTCAGCTTGGCGTGCACGCCCGGCGTCGACTGGGCTTACTCGATTTCGGCCGGCCTCAAGCAACGCAGCTTCGTCCCCGCCGTCGCCGGCCTGTGCAGCGGATACGTCGTCCACACCGCGCTAATGACGGCAGGGTTGGCAGCCCTCTTGGCGGGAGTCCCAGGACTACTGGGGTGGCTGACCATCGCGGGAGCTGCCTACTTGCTGTGGCTCGGCGTGGCTACCATCCGCTCGTGGCGAGGCGCGAGCTTCAGTGCGGAAGGCGGCGTCGTGCAGTCCGGAAACCAGCTCCGCACCTTCCTTCAGGGCATGGGCACCAGCGGTATAAATCCCAAAGGCCTGCTCTTCTTCGTGGCGCTGGTGCCACAGTTCGTCAGCCCCGAGGCGGCACTGCCGGTTCCGGTCCAGTCCGGCTTGCTGGGCCTGACCTTCGTGATCCTGGCCGGGATGGTGTACACCGCCGTCGCATTGACCTCCAGGACACTGCTGGCTTCCCGGCCCGGCGCCGCCCGCGTTGTGACCCTGATCAGCGGAATCATCATGATCGGGCTGGGGACAGTGCTGTTGTCCGAGCAACTCCTTCCGCTTCTACCGCAGATATAGCCGGCACGCCGCTAGGCCGCAAGCAGCTCATCCAGGCGCTCGTATCCTTCGATCACGCCGTAGTCCATCCCGGTAGCCAAAGCCATGTCCCGTGCTTCAACCGAGGGGTAGACCTCGTGCGCGGACATCCGCGTCCTGCCATCGATATCTTCGAAAGTGGTGGTGCTGATGACCACTTGGTTGGGCGCGCCCTCGAACTCGACGGTCTGGATGATCAAAGCGTCGGGTTCGACCGTGTGGAAAACGCCGCGGAATCCGGCCATTCCGTTATCGTCGCCGCTCTCGTAGCGCCAGCTGCCGCCAGTGGTGGCGTTGTACTCGGTAATTTTCGTTTGAGTACTGCGCGGGCCCAGCCACTTAGCCAAGAGATCCGGATCAACGTGGGCTTTGAAGACCGCACTGA
The sequence above is a segment of the Arthrobacter sp. StoSoilB22 genome. Coding sequences within it:
- a CDS encoding TetR-like C-terminal domain-containing protein — encoded protein: MTDQPYHHGKLREALLERAMETIEEAGVDGLSLRQLARDVNVSHGAPAKHFRDKQALIDAVAMAGFESMNRRIRDAAQSYENLRGRFVSVGKAYVDFAVEHPALLTVMYSTKHHPDSSDELRSTGAQGIHLAQAMIAEAQEAGVLAPGNPETLAMVCFVSLHGTALLAAGGQLDGNSVEDVVIATTDTLWAGMTAGVPAAQVN
- a CDS encoding serine hydrolase domain-containing protein; protein product: MQSQLIAPGFEPVAELFGRFLEQDPDYSAQVAAYHRGVKVLDLSGGPHIRPDSVTGVFSCSKGMAGLVIALLVQDGQLDLEAEVVKYWPEFGAEGKSSVTVAQLLSHQAGLLGVEGGLTLHEVNNSELAAAKLAQLPPLWKPGAAFGYHALTIGIFMEELCWRITGSTLQQVFEQRIRAVTGAHFYLGLPESQEARFAPFRWAADPSWPWVDPASHFGLAANSAVGDILDLPNIREVRAAGLSSAAGVASAEGMARIYAAALTGLEGEAATPPLLTEETIRTVSAEQVFGIDRVFGETGCFGTVFMKSHTRMPFGSYRAFGHDGASASLGFADPVYELGFGYVPQTAEPGGVGCRNFLLSSAVREVIAGIAA
- the gluQRS gene encoding tRNA glutamyl-Q(34) synthetase GluQRS, translating into MTSAGRFAPSPSGELHVGNLRTAILAWLFAKSSGRDFLLRVEDLDRARSGAEAEQLRDLQAVGVRWDAAVVRQTERAELYEAAIARLTADGRTYECFCTRREIQEAPSAPHAPQGAYPGTCRRLSHAEREIRHATRPASIRLRSDVTEWAVEDQLHGTYLGVVDDFVLRRNDGVTAYNLAVVVDDAAQGIDQVVRGDDLLPSTPRQAYLATLLGLQVPEYAHVPLVVNHDGVRLAKRDGAVTLGDLAAVGIPVQRVRDLILGSLDLPAGSVQDALQHFTPQNVPKTPWVWKTPQA
- a CDS encoding Lrp/AsnC family transcriptional regulator, whose product is MQELDATDRRILAALDEDPRVPIMVLAQKLHLARGTVQSRLERMTASGALRPNSSRVLPSALGRGVAAAVSAELDQSHLNEAIAALREIPEVLECHAPAGDTDLIIRVVAKSPDDLYRVSEEIRLCPGIVRTSTSMFLREVIPYRTTGLLAE
- a CDS encoding Lrp/AsnC family transcriptional regulator; this encodes MIDGIDRSILRHLQDDGRMTATALASKVGLTVAPCHRRLRDLESSGVIRGYRADIDPAAVGLGFEAIVFVTLKQVERTIMAEFEERVTASPNIVEAQRLFGSPDYLLKVIAADLPAYQRFYDDELAALPAVERLTSTLVMKNLKTNIGPPV
- a CDS encoding LysE family translocator; this encodes MNPQLFMAFMIVAVSLACTPGVDWAYSISAGLKQRSFVPAVAGLCSGYVVHTALMTAGLAALLAGVPGLLGWLTIAGAAYLLWLGVATIRSWRGASFSAEGGVVQSGNQLRTFLQGMGTSGINPKGLLFFVALVPQFVSPEAALPVPVQSGLLGLTFVILAGMVYTAVALTSRTLLASRPGAARVVTLISGIIMIGLGTVLLSEQLLPLLPQI
- a CDS encoding SRPBCC family protein; this translates as MSNPTTITADPGVPFVDTVREFDAPVSAVFKAHVDPDLLAKWLGPRSTQTKITEYNATTGGSWRYESGDDNGMAGFRGVFHTVEPDALIIQTVEFEGAPNQVVISTTTFEDIDGRTRMSAHEVYPSVEARDMALATGMDYGVIEGYERLDELLAA